One window of the Equus caballus isolate H_3958 breed thoroughbred chromosome 2, TB-T2T, whole genome shotgun sequence genome contains the following:
- the RPL34 gene encoding large ribosomal subunit protein eL34 → MVQRLTYRRRLSYNTASNKTRLSRTPGNRIVYLYTKKVGKAPKSACGVCPGRLRGVRAVRPKVLMRLSKTKKHVSRAYGGSMCAKCVRDRIKRAFLIEEQKIVVKVLKAQAQSQKAK, encoded by the exons ATGGTCCAGCGTTTGACCTACCGCCGTAGGCTCTCCTACAACACAGCGTCCAACAAAACGAGGCT GTCCCGAACCCCTGGGAATAGGATCGTTTACCTGTATACCAAGAAAGTTGGGAAAGCACCGAAGTCCGCGTGTGGCGTGTGCCCAGGCCGACTGCGAGGC GTTCGTGCTGTGAGGCCTAAAGTTCTTATGAGATTGTCTAAAACGAAAAAACACGTCAGCAGGGCCTACGGAGGTTCCATGTGTGCTAAATGTGTCCGCGACAG gaTCAAGCGTGCTTTCCTTATTGAGGAGCAGAAAATCGTTGTGAAAGTGTTGAAGGCCCAAGCACAGAGTCAGAAagctaaataa